One segment of Panicum virgatum strain AP13 chromosome 3K, P.virgatum_v5, whole genome shotgun sequence DNA contains the following:
- the LOC120700790 gene encoding uncharacterized protein LOC120700790, giving the protein MSAIRYNDKNIKTSLIANPDKIIRPKLRFFDSLGIGASVLTQSNVLTRSLGKFLVPCFEFLRGIVGTDANLRTAFSNKPSLRGLVQKKLRPAVENLRRHGLLDEAISKLIVLNMGILGMAPNRIAGIFEELEALGLPITDPCFVGCFAQMSGLKRETIRRRVALYQSFGLSQCQVARAFMAQPRILGLSDGNIQRKLHFFRDELKIALPQVIAMPKILTFSVKNILPKCAVLSLLMREGKIQRGINPFGRLGLSAKDFSERCVKKYEKDVPDVVRAYEGKLKFEGFMDQDIEPACRSQALIF; this is encoded by the coding sequence ATGAGTGCAATTCGTTATAatgataaaaatataaaaacctcCCTAATCGCCAACCCTGACAAGATCATCCGACCCAAGCTCCGGTTCTTCGACTCCCTAGGCATCGGCGCCTCCGTCCTTACCCAGTCGAACGTCCTCACGCGCAGCCTCGGCAAGTTCCTCGTACCCTGCTTCGAGTTCCTCCGCGGCATCGTCGGCACGGACGCCAACCTCCGAACCGCCTTCTCCAATAAGCCGTCCCTTCGTGGATTGGTCCAGAAGAAGCTGCGCCCTGCCGTGGAAAATTTGCGCCGCCACGGCCTCTTGGATGAGGCCATATCGAAGCTAATCGTCCTTAATATGGGCATCCTCGGCATGGCGCCCAACCGCATCGCCGGCATCTTTGAGGAACTTGAAGCGCTTGGCCTGCCCATCACGGACCCCTGCTTCGTCGGGTGCTTCGCTCAGATGAGTGGACTCAAGCGGGAGACAATTCGGCGTCGGGTGGCGCTGTACCAGAGCTTTGGGCTTTCTCAGTGCCAGGTTGCCAGGGCATTCATGGCTCAGCCCCGGATATTGGGGCTTTCAGATGGGAACATCCAGAGGAAGCTCCACTTCTTCCGAGACGAGCTAAAGATCGCTCTGCCTCAGGTGATTGCAATGCCTAAAATCTTGACATTTAGCGTGAAGAATATCCTCCCGAAATGTGCTGTGCTGAGCTTGCTAATGAGGGAAGGGAAGATTCAGAGAGGCATAAATCCGTTTGGTCGTTTGGGCCTATCTGCCAAGGATTTCTCTGAGAGGTGTGTGAAGAAGTATGAGAAGGATGTGCCAGATGTTGTTAGGGCATATGAGGGGAAGTTAAAATTCGAAGGGTTCATGGATCAGGATATTGAACCTGCTTGCAGAAGCCAGGCACTAATTTTCTAG